A window of Cellulomonas sp. SLBN-39 genomic DNA:
CCACCGCGACCTCGCCGCCGGGGTGCTCGACGCGCACGGCGTGCCGTACCTGCACGCGGACGGCGGGATCTACCTGTGGGCGGACGTCTCCGACCGGACGGGTGGCGACGTCGACGCGTGGGCCCGGCGCCTCGTCGCCGAGCACGGCGTCGCAGTGGCCCCGGGCTCGGCGTTCGGCGCGGAGGGGGAGGGGTGGGTGCGCATCTCCCTGACCGCCACGGCCGACGACCTGCGTACCGGGCTCTCCCGCCTCGCCGGTGCCTGACGCCCGGCACCGGGGCGCACGGCGCGGTCCCGGGCAGGGCGGGATCGCCGTGCGGTGACCGTCGCCGAGACAAGTCGGCAGGGGAGGCGATTCTGATAACAGAAGCAGGCGCCCCGGGACGGGGCCATGGCTCGGAGGGCGCGCCGGCACCGGCCCGGGCGGGGGAGCGGGCCGCCTCTCGTCGTCCGGAGATCGAGGGGGAGACCCCTGGCGCAGCAGGCGTCTCGCAGGCGCTGCGGAGATCCAGGCGCGTGACACGGATCGTGTGGAGGGTCGTCGGGCCGTTCGTCGCCCTCGCGAGTCCTTCGAGGGCCGTGTCTGGCACCATCGCTGATAACAGAAACATGCGCCACAGGATGGCGCCCACGACGCCTAGGCGAGAATCCGAGAGGCACAAACACGCCGGGACGAACGAGAATCTCCCGCCGGCCGGCGTGCCGATGCTGCTCCCCGGCACGACGTGCGGGGGAGGGTCGGGAGGCCTTCCGGCGCCCTGCGGGAGTCCCTACGCTGAGCGCGGGTCGCAGCGTCGCGGCCCAGCCACGCAGCGAGGGGACTTGCGATGACCGCAGCCACGAACTCCCGTCCGCACGACGACCACGCACCACGGTACGAGGCACGCCCGCTGGCCCGCCGGACCTTCCTGGCCATCACCGGTGCGACCGCCGCGGCGGCAGCCGGTGGGAGCGCTGCCGCCGCGGCAGCGCCCGCACGCCTGCCCGGACCGGTGCCGGCGGGTGGGTCGCACCACGGCGGCGGGGCCCGCTCGGAGCGGGCGGCGCTGGCGTTCCTCCAGGCGGCGACGGACGCGTACCCGACGATCAACACCGGGCCGCGCCTGGCCCAGAGCTACACCGACGAGCTGGGGCTGTTCAGCACCGCGTTCGTCTACGACACGGCGCTGGCGGTGCTCGCGCTGCTGGCCGACGGCCGGCGCTCGACGCTCGCGACCGCCCGCGTGCTCGGCGACGGCCTCGTCTACGCCCAGGAGCACGACCCCGTGCACGACGACGGGCGCCTGCGCCAGGGCTACAACGTCGGCCCGTACACCTTCTACGACGGCAACCCGCAGCCGCACGGGTTCGTCCAGCCCGACGGCACCGCGAACATCGGCTGGCAGTTCGGGTTCCTCGGCACGGCGGTCGGTGACATGGCGTGGCCGGGGATCGCCCTGCTGCAGCTGTACAAGCGCACACGCGACCGTCGCTACAAGGACGCCGCCGTGCGCATCGGGGAGTGGATCACGGCGAACACGTGGTCGACGCAGCCGCTCGGCGGGTTCTCGTTCGGGCGCAACGGCGCCGACGAGCCCGTGCCCAACGGGTCGACGGAGCACAACGTGGACTGCGTCGCGTTCTTCTCGATGCTGCGCACGGTGACCCGTGACCGCGCCTGGTCGCGTGCCGAGGCCCACGCACGTGCCTTCGTCGCGCGGATGTGGGAGCCGGCGTCGGGCTGGTTCTGGACGGGCACGAACGACGGCGTCGAGATCAACCGTGACCCGGTGCCGCTGGACCCGGCGACGTGGTCGTGGCTGGCGATGCGCGACCGCCGGTTCTCGCGGGCGCTGGACTGGGCGCGCACGGGCCTGGCGGTGACCGACGTCGCTGGCGCGCCCACGTCGCAGATGCCTGCCGGCGAGCAGGTGTCCGGGGTGACGTTCAGCACCGCGAGCCTGACGTCGACGGCGCAGTACAACGGGATCACCGTGCACCCGCAGGGCGTCTGGCTCGAGGGGACGGGGCAGCTGGCCACCGCCCTGGCCGACCGGGGCGGTCGGCAGGACCGGTCACGGGCACGCGGCCTCCTCACGCAGGTGCAGCACGCGCAGGACGTCCTGGGCGGCGGGCAGCACCTCGGTGGTGTCGAGGTCGACGGCGGGGTC
This region includes:
- a CDS encoding Tat pathway signal sequence domain protein, with the protein product MTAATNSRPHDDHAPRYEARPLARRTFLAITGATAAAAAGGSAAAAAAPARLPGPVPAGGSHHGGGARSERAALAFLQAATDAYPTINTGPRLAQSYTDELGLFSTAFVYDTALAVLALLADGRRSTLATARVLGDGLVYAQEHDPVHDDGRLRQGYNVGPYTFYDGNPQPHGFVQPDGTANIGWQFGFLGTAVGDMAWPGIALLQLYKRTRDRRYKDAAVRIGEWITANTWSTQPLGGFSFGRNGADEPVPNGSTEHNVDCVAFFSMLRTVTRDRAWSRAEAHARAFVARMWEPASGWFWTGTNDGVEINRDPVPLDPATWSWLAMRDRRFSRALDWARTGLAVTDVAGAPTSQMPAGEQVSGVTFSTASLTSTAQYNGITVHPQGVWLEGTGQLATALADRGGRQDRSRARGLLTQVQHAQDVLGGGQHLGGVEVDGGVVAASSLLDSGFGFGYFQVQHVGATSWFVFASTATNPMRWGGLD